From Nocardioides sp. HDW12B, the proteins below share one genomic window:
- a CDS encoding Hsp70 family protein: protein MPVTDLRSIGIDLGTTYSCVIHRDRDGSETIVESSDGGELTPSVVHFAVGERALVGEEAKRMLARDPENVVTGIKRQMGSEFPLEFHGQRYTPEGISGVILRHLAMDASRALAVPLDDLAAVITVPAYFGVAEKEATHAAAEIGGLKCLELLAEPVAAAYAYGLANEPDVTSLVFDLGGGTFDVAVVGMHKGAPRVWAVDGETRLGGLDWDSRIQDLLWAEVDKLSNADDLRYDEDVMGTVEAASERIKRQLTGRDSVTERIRFQGRAIELRLDRAAFEEASRDLMVRCLDTVTRVIESAAVLGSPAAGQVLLVGGSTRMPMIRKSLGERLGLPVRLTDPDKAVARGAAILAAQLVAQSGGVADSRPGLPGPLARITPVLPRSIGILIHSSHEPWREEPYVHHFVPANTPLPINHKEHVVATIVNEQDRARIQLYEQGGAVTSKEPADNRIVLEGEIVGIPPRAAGSPLTLFVSVDLDGRMTVESAEGTAKTKLEVEAFIHGVLDDAEVAEQHQVVSGLTLDR, encoded by the coding sequence ATGCCGGTGACCGACCTGAGAAGCATCGGGATTGACCTGGGGACGACGTACTCCTGCGTGATCCATCGGGACCGTGACGGCAGCGAGACCATCGTTGAATCCTCCGACGGCGGGGAGTTGACTCCTTCAGTCGTGCATTTCGCGGTCGGCGAACGAGCACTCGTCGGGGAGGAAGCCAAGCGGATGCTTGCGCGCGACCCTGAGAACGTCGTGACGGGAATCAAGCGTCAGATGGGTAGCGAGTTTCCCCTGGAGTTCCACGGCCAGCGTTACACGCCCGAAGGCATCTCCGGCGTCATCCTGCGGCACCTGGCCATGGATGCATCTCGGGCCCTTGCCGTGCCGTTGGATGACCTCGCCGCCGTCATCACCGTCCCGGCCTACTTCGGCGTGGCGGAGAAGGAGGCTACCCACGCGGCGGCAGAGATCGGGGGGCTGAAGTGCCTTGAACTCCTTGCGGAGCCCGTTGCGGCCGCCTACGCCTACGGCTTGGCAAACGAACCAGACGTCACCTCTCTTGTCTTCGACCTGGGTGGCGGCACCTTCGACGTTGCTGTCGTCGGTATGCACAAAGGCGCGCCCCGTGTCTGGGCAGTGGATGGTGAAACGAGGCTCGGCGGACTGGATTGGGATAGCCGAATCCAAGACCTCCTGTGGGCGGAAGTGGACAAGCTGTCGAACGCTGACGATCTGCGCTACGACGAGGACGTGATGGGCACCGTCGAAGCGGCATCGGAGCGCATCAAGCGCCAACTCACGGGACGCGACAGCGTGACGGAGCGCATTCGGTTCCAAGGCCGGGCCATCGAGCTGAGGCTCGATCGAGCTGCCTTCGAGGAAGCGTCAAGGGACCTGATGGTCCGATGCCTTGACACCGTGACGCGCGTGATCGAGTCGGCTGCCGTCTTGGGCTCGCCAGCCGCTGGACAGGTGCTCTTGGTCGGAGGGTCGACCAGGATGCCGATGATTCGTAAGTCGCTGGGGGAGCGCTTAGGTCTTCCCGTCCGGCTCACCGACCCTGACAAGGCAGTCGCACGGGGGGCCGCGATCTTGGCCGCGCAGCTTGTCGCGCAGAGTGGGGGAGTCGCTGATTCTCGGCCCGGACTCCCAGGGCCGCTCGCCCGGATCACTCCGGTGCTGCCGCGGTCGATCGGCATCCTCATCCATTCAAGTCATGAGCCTTGGCGAGAGGAGCCGTACGTTCACCACTTCGTGCCGGCCAACACGCCGTTGCCCATCAACCACAAGGAACATGTCGTAGCGACCATCGTAAACGAGCAGGATCGGGCACGCATCCAGCTATACGAGCAGGGTGGTGCGGTGACATCCAAGGAGCCCGCCGACAACCGAATCGTCTTGGAGGGGGAGATTGTCGGTATCCCGCCGCGCGCGGCAGGAAGCCCCCTCACCTTGTTCGTGTCGGTCGACCTGGACGGGCGTATGACCGTCGAATCGGCCGAGGGCACGGCGAAGACCAAACTCGAAGTAGAGGCGTTCATTCACGGAGTCCTCGATGACGCCGAGGTCGCCGAGCAGCATCAGGTCGTCAGTGGCCTCACGTTGGATCGGTAG
- a CDS encoding cupin domain-containing protein, producing the protein MAEVRLIARDGLAAPTTPDGGSEPLQTAVATLAELGRSEIGLWDAGPGTDDDVEADEVFLVLAGRGTVTFEDGSVIDLGPGVVVRLYEGDRTRWELTERLRKLYVAA; encoded by the coding sequence ATGGCCGAGGTGCGCCTGATCGCCCGTGATGGGCTCGCGGCGCCCACGACGCCCGACGGAGGCTCCGAGCCGTTGCAGACCGCGGTCGCGACGCTGGCCGAGCTGGGGCGGAGCGAGATCGGCCTGTGGGACGCCGGCCCGGGCACGGACGACGACGTCGAGGCCGACGAGGTGTTCCTCGTGCTGGCCGGTCGCGGCACGGTCACGTTCGAGGACGGCAGCGTCATCGACCTGGGACCTGGTGTCGTGGTCCGCCTCTACGAGGGTGACCGCACGCGGTGGGAGCTGACCGAGCGCCTGCGCAAGCTCTACGTCGCGGCATAA
- a CDS encoding zinc ribbon domain-containing protein: protein MAIFNSTAPCPYCYTEINPRKLAYRCSGRHAAGKSPCEKKVDPSRQQHFNDSDAYWPVISPIGSASAQCRSCGADPGPPMCPECHSLLPAEYGSDSALLGLVGVRDSGKTVLLSQLDTELQSSVADRFDATIDAPGGKAGLARDLRVNRELMLKSDGVLPAQTDSSGGAKKAPAVYAWRYNRKGPMGISRAASTVFSFYDNAGEDFATPDRALSQVYLGATSGVILLLDPFGFPANRERAKTKGADVPDTGPEAVLDAITMVLRTAKGVKRNKKVKQPIAVVISKIDAFFDQIPSDHPLRQPSSSRPIFDESESQTVHDHVGSLVEQWGGAGLIRKLEHNYKTYRLFGSSALGAEPDYRSRRVNSRGLLPHRVAEPLLWLMATRGFIPSTGA from the coding sequence ATGGCGATCTTCAACTCAACGGCTCCGTGTCCGTATTGCTACACCGAGATCAACCCTCGAAAGTTGGCATACCGCTGTTCGGGCCGCCACGCGGCGGGCAAGTCTCCCTGCGAGAAGAAGGTTGACCCGTCTCGCCAGCAGCACTTCAACGACTCCGACGCCTACTGGCCCGTGATCTCGCCGATCGGATCGGCATCCGCGCAATGCCGGAGTTGTGGTGCGGACCCAGGGCCGCCGATGTGCCCCGAGTGCCACTCTCTGTTGCCAGCAGAGTATGGATCTGACTCGGCGCTCCTCGGGCTTGTAGGAGTGCGTGACTCGGGCAAGACGGTGTTGCTTTCCCAACTCGACACAGAACTCCAGTCGAGTGTCGCAGACCGATTCGATGCGACCATCGACGCTCCAGGTGGCAAGGCTGGACTAGCGCGCGACCTCCGTGTGAACCGCGAGCTCATGCTGAAGTCTGATGGCGTTCTCCCCGCACAGACCGATTCCAGCGGCGGAGCGAAGAAGGCTCCTGCCGTCTACGCCTGGCGCTACAACCGTAAGGGGCCGATGGGGATCTCGCGTGCCGCTTCGACAGTCTTTTCGTTCTATGACAACGCGGGTGAGGATTTTGCGACGCCCGACAGGGCGTTGAGCCAGGTCTACCTCGGTGCAACGTCTGGAGTGATCCTCTTGCTCGACCCCTTCGGCTTCCCTGCCAATCGGGAGCGAGCCAAGACGAAGGGGGCCGACGTCCCAGACACTGGCCCCGAGGCGGTGCTGGATGCAATCACGATGGTTCTGCGCACTGCCAAGGGCGTCAAGCGCAACAAGAAGGTGAAGCAGCCGATCGCGGTCGTCATCTCGAAGATCGACGCATTCTTCGACCAGATTCCGTCCGACCACCCACTTCGACAGCCTTCATCATCGAGGCCGATCTTCGACGAGTCGGAGTCCCAGACGGTTCATGACCACGTTGGTTCGCTCGTCGAGCAGTGGGGTGGCGCGGGCTTGATTCGCAAACTGGAGCATAATTACAAGACCTACAGGCTCTTCGGCTCCTCTGCGCTGGGCGCCGAACCGGACTACCGTTCACGCCGCGTCAACAGCCGAGGGCTGCTGCCCCACCGAGTCGCTGAGCCCCTGCTGTGGCTGATGGCAACCAGAGGCTTTATCCCGTCGACGGGAGCCTGA
- a CDS encoding vWA domain-containing protein — translation MLALDVSGSMQGDRIFKAVKGCKRFIDEAVDAGYQVGVILWHHGVEGDTPPDSSPKPAHSLLSRAVASGGNDAVPFLTLAHRQLMALDVGDRVVAIFGDGDLGNRHTAESKAAELINDNIRILTCGLGEGSAQELASISTETAAARTATSENLADSIASMAQGLIRKG, via the coding sequence GTGTTGGCGCTCGACGTCAGTGGCTCGATGCAAGGCGACCGAATTTTCAAGGCAGTGAAGGGGTGCAAGCGCTTTATCGACGAGGCGGTTGACGCGGGATACCAAGTTGGCGTGATCCTGTGGCACCACGGTGTCGAGGGCGATACGCCACCGGACTCCAGCCCGAAGCCAGCGCACTCCCTTCTCTCGCGCGCTGTTGCGTCAGGCGGCAACGATGCTGTCCCATTTCTGACGCTTGCACATCGGCAGTTGATGGCGCTCGATGTAGGCGACCGCGTGGTGGCGATCTTCGGAGACGGTGACCTCGGAAACCGTCATACCGCTGAGTCGAAAGCAGCGGAACTCATCAACGACAACATCCGGATCTTGACGTGCGGCCTCGGTGAAGGCAGCGCACAAGAGCTCGCCTCCATATCCACGGAGACCGCGGCTGCGCGCACCGCCACGTCGGAGAACCTCGCGGACTCGATTGCGTCGATGGCGCAGGGCCTCATACGCAAAGGTTAA
- a CDS encoding helix-turn-helix domain-containing protein: MQVSGLNDARATARFAPDPFTAACPSRTVLDRIGDKWTVLVISSLTDGPQRFGELARRIDGVSQKMLTQTLRGLERDGLVTRTIYAEVPPRVDYELTDRGRTLIAPLQALISWAEKHVPDIERDRAAYDARG, translated from the coding sequence ATGCAGGTCAGCGGCCTGAACGACGCACGCGCCACCGCACGCTTCGCCCCCGACCCGTTCACCGCCGCCTGTCCGTCGCGCACGGTGCTCGACCGGATCGGTGACAAGTGGACGGTGCTGGTCATCTCGTCGCTCACCGACGGCCCGCAGCGATTCGGCGAGCTCGCGCGGCGCATCGACGGCGTGAGCCAGAAGATGCTGACCCAGACCCTGCGGGGCCTCGAGCGCGACGGGCTGGTCACGCGAACCATCTACGCCGAGGTGCCGCCGCGCGTGGACTACGAGCTCACCGACCGCGGCCGGACGCTCATCGCCCCACTTCAGGCGCTCATCTCCTGGGCCGAGAAGCACGTGCCCGACATCGAGCGTGACCGCGCGGCCTACGACGCCCGCGGGTGA
- a CDS encoding fibronectin type III domain-containing protein: MSFDAAKYKNSVLVPLAKDKARLDVLQQVIRDVQGAGGVSAAARLNASELFAVEPGMGATELSAHFKSLEMTYNKQKNLPSAGLLKKLLDLFGKDKVGDPGFWAGLASSRGQALKGQLAEFAHTVAEEHPLDVVTPEQLSEIAAGMGLADLPETDLAAALAEQGVEVRPDFEIPKVALPPAIRKVTEFPEFRTIVDVVLRPEQPTDIAVIEELTFGSPARRLEPADVAAAKQRLQQQEAQVEERARQAAQNALGALTDLKSAFDIHSLTLAAIADATEDLLRRGLPKVAVRAELVKRGVRSIDASRLVAKLSASTQAQSLADVADLLAEGDLGEARRLLDFLEPQAGDDATEWAQAKLKVDGVEARKSKLVAEYEVAVKKRDFGAAARALSDALQIDTQDDGLRAKRDVLPPPPPANLSLRIDGRALEVAWSADGGDLIRYSVVRTQSSVPANHTDGEVLASVLSQPRFRDDKAPIGVLVRYSVFATRDGSSYSDPATATSVVLPAPYDFAASPGTTDVSLSWATPPEAAGVVVTETAPDGTRKEHRPATPGQLAVGGLTTGTKYRFSAKAVYLLVGGERRESAAVELDATPRGSIRPVDDLRVEAALAGHKASWSSVVGYTVELWALPITAHVTPTTRITSAELTNLSGRRLTLRPGSGRSGETVREFDALPDVSLLVPITLDGDGGLVGTPQVAGSAPSVLKPTSERFGDELRLSWEWPKGDYMVEVGWQVGTRRSTRRVSRTSYNDDGGVRLSASEVAGEVTLATVVRAGSQEWVSAPISVPVSGVAPAVRYALSVKRSKFGGKGTVAVTVESPHFRGTAELLTVLKEAKFMPNAASDGTVVDRRVVDLSSGRSSFSLDLGKVVAPFWVRVFPEPSSGVRVEDPPTSQMRGQ; the protein is encoded by the coding sequence ATGAGTTTCGATGCTGCGAAGTACAAGAACTCGGTCTTGGTCCCGCTGGCTAAGGACAAGGCGCGCCTTGATGTGCTCCAGCAGGTCATTCGTGACGTGCAGGGCGCAGGTGGAGTGTCGGCGGCTGCTCGGCTCAATGCCTCGGAGTTGTTCGCGGTAGAGCCCGGCATGGGGGCGACTGAGTTGTCCGCGCATTTCAAGAGCCTAGAGATGACGTACAATAAGCAGAAGAATCTGCCGTCGGCCGGACTGCTGAAGAAGCTGCTTGACCTGTTCGGCAAGGACAAGGTTGGCGACCCGGGTTTCTGGGCAGGTCTGGCGTCATCTCGTGGCCAGGCGCTGAAGGGCCAACTCGCCGAGTTCGCACACACGGTTGCGGAGGAGCATCCCCTTGACGTCGTGACGCCGGAACAGCTCTCTGAGATCGCTGCCGGTATGGGTCTGGCCGACCTTCCGGAGACTGACCTCGCGGCCGCGCTCGCCGAGCAAGGGGTCGAGGTTCGTCCTGATTTCGAGATACCGAAGGTGGCGCTGCCTCCCGCTATCCGGAAGGTGACCGAGTTCCCGGAGTTTAGAACGATCGTTGACGTGGTGCTCCGACCGGAGCAGCCGACCGACATTGCAGTCATCGAAGAACTGACCTTCGGCAGCCCAGCGCGCAGGTTGGAGCCAGCCGACGTAGCAGCGGCCAAGCAGCGCCTCCAGCAGCAGGAGGCGCAGGTCGAGGAGCGCGCTCGCCAAGCGGCCCAGAACGCTCTCGGTGCACTGACTGACCTCAAGTCGGCGTTCGACATTCACTCGTTGACGCTGGCAGCCATCGCCGATGCGACCGAAGATCTCCTGCGTCGCGGACTGCCGAAGGTCGCAGTTCGCGCGGAGCTCGTCAAACGCGGGGTCCGGTCGATCGACGCAAGCAGACTTGTCGCGAAGTTGTCCGCGTCCACTCAAGCGCAAAGCCTGGCCGATGTTGCTGATCTTCTGGCCGAGGGTGACCTCGGCGAAGCTCGGCGCCTGTTGGACTTCCTGGAACCTCAAGCTGGGGATGACGCCACTGAGTGGGCCCAGGCCAAGTTGAAGGTGGACGGAGTTGAAGCTAGGAAGTCCAAGCTCGTCGCCGAATACGAGGTGGCGGTCAAGAAGAGGGACTTTGGTGCCGCGGCCAGGGCACTAAGCGATGCGCTTCAGATTGATACGCAGGACGACGGGCTGCGTGCAAAGAGGGACGTCCTGCCGCCGCCTCCCCCGGCGAACCTCTCGTTGCGGATCGATGGCCGAGCCCTGGAGGTGGCGTGGTCGGCTGATGGCGGCGACTTGATCCGATACTCCGTCGTGAGAACTCAGTCGTCGGTGCCCGCCAATCACACCGATGGGGAAGTTCTTGCGAGCGTTTTGAGTCAGCCTCGGTTCCGCGATGACAAGGCGCCGATCGGCGTGTTGGTTCGATACTCGGTGTTTGCTACCCGCGACGGCTCGTCCTACTCCGACCCGGCAACCGCGACTTCGGTTGTCCTTCCCGCGCCGTATGACTTCGCTGCCTCTCCAGGCACGACGGACGTATCGCTGTCCTGGGCAACGCCTCCGGAAGCAGCCGGAGTCGTCGTAACGGAGACGGCGCCGGACGGCACCCGGAAGGAACACCGCCCGGCCACGCCTGGGCAGTTGGCCGTTGGCGGCCTGACGACTGGTACGAAGTACCGATTCTCGGCGAAGGCTGTTTATCTTCTTGTCGGCGGCGAAAGGCGCGAGTCTGCCGCAGTCGAACTTGATGCCACGCCGCGCGGGTCCATTCGGCCCGTGGACGACCTTCGGGTCGAGGCTGCCCTGGCTGGCCACAAGGCGAGCTGGTCGTCTGTTGTCGGCTACACCGTTGAGCTGTGGGCGCTTCCGATTACAGCTCATGTCACCCCAACGACTCGCATCACCAGCGCTGAGCTGACGAACCTGTCTGGGCGACGATTGACCCTTCGACCGGGCAGCGGCCGAAGCGGCGAGACCGTCAGGGAGTTCGATGCCCTCCCCGACGTCAGCCTCCTCGTCCCGATCACTCTCGATGGCGACGGCGGACTTGTCGGCACGCCGCAGGTGGCGGGATCGGCGCCTTCGGTCCTGAAGCCAACGTCCGAGAGGTTCGGGGACGAGCTCCGCCTCTCGTGGGAATGGCCGAAGGGTGACTACATGGTCGAGGTCGGCTGGCAGGTGGGAACCCGACGGAGCACCCGGCGGGTGTCCCGAACCTCCTACAACGACGACGGCGGCGTGCGGCTGTCGGCATCTGAGGTTGCAGGGGAGGTGACGCTCGCAACGGTGGTGAGAGCGGGCTCCCAGGAGTGGGTGTCTGCCCCCATTTCCGTCCCCGTGAGCGGGGTTGCTCCTGCGGTCAGGTACGCGCTCTCCGTCAAGCGATCCAAGTTCGGGGGGAAGGGAACGGTCGCGGTCACAGTTGAGTCGCCGCACTTCCGGGGAACAGCCGAGCTGCTGACGGTCCTCAAAGAGGCCAAATTCATGCCCAACGCCGCTTCGGACGGCACAGTCGTCGACCGCCGTGTTGTCGACCTCTCCTCCGGTCGCAGCAGTTTCAGCCTGGACTTGGGCAAGGTCGTCGCCCCGTTCTGGGTGCGGGTTTTCCCAGAGCCAAGCAGTGGAGTCCGAGTCGAGGACCCCCCGACAAGTCAGATGCGAGGCCAATAA
- a CDS encoding FAD-dependent oxidoreductase — protein MSASTDPLDAVVVGAGQAGLSTSYHLSRLGLDHVVLDAEQGPGGAWQHRWDSLTMDDVHGVADLPDGPAPGRGGERANVVIPRWFGDYERRHDLPVVRPVRVTAVEDDGDLLVVRAGGRAWTTRTVVNATGTWSRPFVPHYPGQETFRGEQLHTVDYPGAEHFRGKRVLVVGGGASAVQLLGEIALVTDTVWVTRSEPVWRDFSSGEFDGRAAIGLVADRVRDGLPPRSVVSVTGIALREQEQEAARRGAYDRRPMFARIEPHGVRWADGSSETVDVILWATGFRPAVGHLAPLGLRTPHGGIRLLTSSTDVQSATTAADDPRVQLVGYGPSASTIGGNRAGRAAALAVQRQLRDDTRVA, from the coding sequence GTGAGCGCCTCCACCGATCCCCTCGACGCCGTGGTCGTCGGCGCCGGGCAGGCGGGTCTGTCGACGTCGTACCACCTGTCCCGGCTCGGGCTGGACCACGTGGTCCTCGACGCGGAGCAGGGTCCCGGTGGAGCGTGGCAGCACCGGTGGGACTCGTTGACGATGGACGACGTCCACGGCGTCGCCGACCTGCCGGACGGCCCCGCTCCGGGGCGCGGCGGGGAACGGGCCAACGTGGTCATCCCCCGCTGGTTCGGCGACTACGAGCGGCGCCACGACCTTCCGGTCGTGCGCCCGGTCCGGGTGACCGCCGTCGAGGACGACGGCGACCTGCTCGTCGTACGTGCGGGGGGGCGCGCCTGGACGACCCGGACCGTGGTCAACGCCACCGGCACGTGGAGCCGGCCGTTCGTGCCGCACTACCCGGGGCAGGAGACGTTCCGCGGCGAGCAGCTGCACACCGTCGACTACCCGGGTGCCGAGCACTTCCGCGGCAAGCGGGTGCTGGTGGTCGGCGGAGGAGCGAGCGCGGTGCAGCTGCTCGGCGAGATCGCGCTCGTCACCGACACCGTCTGGGTGACGCGCAGCGAGCCGGTGTGGCGGGACTTCTCCTCCGGGGAGTTCGACGGCCGCGCCGCGATCGGCCTGGTCGCCGACCGGGTGCGCGACGGGCTGCCGCCGCGGTCGGTGGTCTCGGTGACCGGCATCGCGCTGCGTGAGCAGGAGCAGGAGGCCGCGCGCCGGGGCGCCTACGACCGTCGCCCGATGTTCGCGCGGATCGAGCCGCACGGGGTGCGCTGGGCCGACGGGTCGTCCGAGACCGTCGACGTCATCCTGTGGGCGACCGGGTTCCGCCCCGCCGTGGGCCACCTGGCGCCGCTCGGGCTGCGCACCCCGCACGGCGGCATCCGCCTGCTCACCTCCTCGACCGACGTCCAGAGCGCCACCACGGCGGCCGACGACCCGCGGGTGCAGCTGGTCGGCTACGGCCCGTCAGCGAGCACCATCGGCGGCAACCGCGCCGGGCGTGCTGCTGCCCTGGCCGTGCAGCGGCAGCTGCGCGACGACACCCGGGTCGCCTAG
- a CDS encoding DedA family protein, translating to MTGFWDGVWDLLQNFGGSVSELIDKVQTVDPTARALLAGTAAMFETNVITGLLVPGDTVMLVASAAVQSPREGFLLGVLVSLGAFIGEVTGYWLGRWVGPTLHRRRWLRRRAGEQRIGPVGRMVERRGGPWILTSRFIPVLRTVTPFVVGVHAFPFRRFVAWAAPSCILWSATYISIYAMASSSLRSEDGSPVVGAVLALLGAVLFGAAVLAQFLIERRHRRQRVQEADAA from the coding sequence ATGACGGGATTCTGGGACGGCGTATGGGACTTGCTGCAGAACTTCGGGGGCTCCGTTAGCGAGCTGATTGACAAGGTTCAAACTGTCGACCCGACCGCCCGGGCGCTGCTGGCTGGCACAGCCGCAATGTTCGAGACAAACGTCATCACCGGTCTGCTCGTCCCCGGCGATACCGTCATGTTGGTCGCCTCGGCGGCGGTCCAAAGTCCGCGGGAAGGATTCCTGCTTGGCGTTCTGGTGTCGCTTGGAGCGTTCATCGGGGAAGTCACCGGCTATTGGCTTGGCCGATGGGTCGGTCCAACCCTGCATCGGCGCCGCTGGTTGCGACGGCGAGCTGGTGAGCAGCGCATTGGTCCTGTTGGACGAATGGTGGAGCGTCGTGGCGGGCCCTGGATCCTTACATCGCGCTTCATCCCAGTCCTCCGAACGGTCACGCCATTTGTGGTGGGGGTCCACGCCTTTCCGTTCCGTCGCTTTGTGGCTTGGGCTGCTCCGTCGTGCATCCTCTGGTCCGCCACTTACATCAGCATCTACGCGATGGCGAGCTCCTCACTGCGCAGCGAGGATGGGTCACCGGTTGTCGGGGCTGTGCTGGCACTCCTCGGAGCTGTGTTATTCGGCGCTGCCGTCCTTGCGCAGTTTCTCATCGAGCGCCGCCACCGGAGGCAGCGAGTCCAAGAAGCCGACGCGGCATGA